From a single Ascaphus truei isolate aAscTru1 chromosome 2, aAscTru1.hap1, whole genome shotgun sequence genomic region:
- the LOC142488260 gene encoding modulator of apoptosis 1-like, with the protein MSPVFPCLSHSEVYEWATRLEVPPAHTLAVCGVPIDIPSMAIRVALRQHSHFRGKNALALVDQCTETKGHYSVLVDIGHDVNEEQGPSSVWFDGPAESSCAVVFPARPIKSEPDSSHTNLEEVDMCTSSSTPESYCESIVGTAADHNPPLSITPVPTSGRNEIQMLAQSLAELGGARADASMQQQYHKLKTFSGTKPTPTGEEAFDAWIEYTSQVVEEWTCPELVKRQRIMECLRTPASITIRLAKDQHAEITAQKILETLERAYGRTEDEGQLMLRYLNLRQKPGEDLSVYLHRIMTVLWDMRKRDQI; encoded by the coding sequence ATGTCTCCCGTATTCCCGTGCCTGTCGCACTCAGAAGTATATGAGTGGGCTACGAGGCTGGAAGTGCCACCGGCCCACACTCTGGCGGTGTGCGGCGTTCCTATAGACATCCCGTCTATGGCCATCCGAGTAGCTCTGCGCCAACATTCGCATTTTCGGGGTAAAAACGCCCTAGCCTTGGTGGATCAATGTACCGAGACCAAAGGGCACTATTCAGTATTAGTGGACATTGGGCACGATGTAAATGAAGAACAAGGACCATCTAGTGTGTGGTTCGACGGCCCGGCCGAGTCGAGCTGTGCGGTAGTATTCCCCGCGCGGCCCATCAAGTCAGAACCTGACAGCTCTCACACGAACTTAGAGGAGGTGGATATGTGCACCTCGTCTTCTACCCCTGAGAGCTATTGCGAGTCTATAGTAGGCACAGCTGCCGACCACAACCCGCCGCTCAGTATTACACCGGTCCCGACTAGCGGAAGAAATGAGATTCAAATGTTAGCTCAAAGTCTTGCCGAGTTGGGAGGAGCCAGGGCTGACGCATCAATGCAACAACAATATCATAAATTGAAGACCTTTTCAGGCACTAAACCGACACCAACGGGCGAAGAGGCATTCGACGCCTGGATAGAATATACCTCACAGGTGGTGGAGGAGTGGACATGTCCTGAGCTAGTTAAACGACAACGCATAATGGAGTGTCTACGGACCCCCGCTTCCATCACTATACGGCTGGCTAAAGATCAACATGCAGAAATCACTGCTCAGAAAATATTGGAGACACTCGAGCGTGCCTACGGGCGGACCGAGGATGAAGGTCAACTGATGCTGAGGTACCTCAATCTTCGCCAGAAGCCGGGGGAggatctgtctgtctatctccacCGAATTATGACAGTCCTATGGGATATGCGGAAACGAGATCAGATCTAA